Within Bactrocera oleae isolate idBacOlea1 chromosome 6, idBacOlea1, whole genome shotgun sequence, the genomic segment GCCCACTGGTGCATACAGCCTCATCTTCACTCAATTCAGGTTCATCACAAACCATCTCCGATGGCTATGTGAACGAAGCCATTTGCGAGCCAGAGAAAATGATTACCAACAAATTCGGCGACTCCTGTCGGCAGTCGTTGACCGCGCTGCCCACGCTGGAAGCGGCGCATATGGGCTTGCAGGAACACACCGAATTTAGCTATAAGAAAAAGTATCTGCGTGAAACGTGTAGTGGTAAGACGAGAAGAATGcatttgtataataaaatataaacaacttttttgCTATAGCCAACTCCAGTCCAAAGATGTTTGCGCCCAGCGCGCCGCTACGGCTCGACAATCTCAGCTTGGCGGAGCAGCACGAACTGAAAGGCGCCGCCTGGTTTCAAGCCGGCATTCCGCGTGAGATCTCATTGGAGGTGCTGTCGCGTCAGAGCCCTGGCGCCTTCCTGGTGCGGCAGAGTAGCACCAAACCCGGCTGTTTTGCATTATCACTGCGCGTGCCACCGCCCGCGCCCAAAGTGGCACACTACCTGATACTGCGTACGCCGCGTGGCTATAAAATCAAGGTTAGTTACATGCTGTTGTAATTTGATACCGTTTTGAAATGTGCTGAAGCGGAATGCTcatacacaaatttttttccCATACTCTTGCAGGGCTTCACCAAGGAGTTCTCCTCATTGCGCGCGCTCATTACACATCATTCGGTAATGCCAGAGCTGTTGCCTGTGCCACTGACTTTACCACGTCCAACGAATATGGGCGCCGGCGCACCGGGTAGTCGACATGGCTCACGAGGCAGTGAATTGGATGGCTGTGATGATTTCGATACTTATGGATCGCTAAATGATTTTCGCAAAATGATGGCCGATTTGAATGTATGACTTTTGAGTGAGACAATGATTGAGGATATCGGACTGATGACGCCAAGTAAGCGTGGCGATGCACcagcaacggcaacaacaactgcaacaccaaCAAGTTGACCTCGAATCAGCTGTCTGAGGCGCTGGTGGTGTGGACAGGGTTGATGAATTTAGGTGtagaacaacaaataaaacaacaataacaacacaataGTAAAGTATAGCTATAAGAAAAGGAGTCACAAACAGCAGCATAGCAAAGGCCACTGCACATATTGTCGTTAGTGGCAACGTTGCAAGCAGCAGCCAGCTAAAGTGCTCGTGTT encodes:
- the Egfrap gene encoding EGFR adapter protein; amino-acid sequence: MQDIRLRVEQPMSRVSPTQTRRPIHLLPQISLSCNEPPLEAHLQPSQHAVPRSPSSEEDNSPTEMNNCRRMADKPPLVKRLTMGMGLLRGTEDSRPLVHTASSSLNSGSSQTISDGYVNEAICEPEKMITNKFGDSCRQSLTALPTLEAAHMGLQEHTEFSYKKKYLRETCSANSSPKMFAPSAPLRLDNLSLAEQHELKGAAWFQAGIPREISLEVLSRQSPGAFLVRQSSTKPGCFALSLRVPPPAPKVAHYLILRTPRGYKIKGFTKEFSSLRALITHHSVMPELLPVPLTLPRPTNMGAGAPGSRHGSRGSELDGCDDFDTYGSLNDFRKMMADLNV